The following are encoded together in the Williamwhitmania taraxaci genome:
- a CDS encoding ATP-binding protein: GLTAFDDPARNALMDIVEQKYDKTSIIIAAQIPVKNWHETIGEGTIADAILDRMVHSSHRIELTGESMRKNKMKKTQINS; this comes from the coding sequence TGGGTTAACAGCCTTTGACGATCCTGCAAGAAATGCCCTAATGGATATCGTTGAACAGAAATATGACAAGACTTCTATTATCATTGCCGCACAGATACCAGTAAAAAACTGGCATGAAACAATTGGCGAAGGAACCATTGCCGATGCAATTCTAGACCGCATGGTTCACTCTTCACATCGCATTGAATTAACAGGAGAGTCAATGAGAAAAAACAAGATGAAAAAAACTCAAATTAATTCATAA
- a CDS encoding C10 family peptidase, giving the protein MKNIFLKWVLIISFFTTGIFLSCQKEDFNPPVAKLSKGISTVEAKSVAVNFFSGKVEVGMLRAKPVTEKQVKEVLIVPDDLNQPALYIVNFSPTGFVIVSASQKEMPILGFSEETNFSIENAPLGLREWIELRKDKISMLKGDNIIIPVEVKSEWMKYIKPQDPDYDPELDPENQDYITSRTIEKGPLMKTTWGQGSGYNTFLTPINGLLPPTGCVATATAQVMKYHQFPVTYAWNTMANSYGTSETAKLMKDVGISVGMSYALDGSGAQTSDARNALVSQFGYSSSATYQVYNVNTVVTEISANRPVIFDGYATKDVNGWWIFEQTSYRDGHAWVCEGYRIMECYKQISGTVTQQFVYLYMNWGWNGQYNGYFASNNFNITFTDGSTTNFKYKNRCITNIHP; this is encoded by the coding sequence ATGAAAAATATTTTTTTGAAATGGGTTTTAATAATCTCATTCTTTACAACTGGAATCTTCTTATCTTGTCAGAAGGAGGATTTTAACCCACCTGTTGCCAAATTATCGAAAGGTATATCCACTGTAGAAGCAAAAAGCGTTGCTGTTAACTTTTTCTCTGGAAAAGTTGAAGTTGGAATGCTAAGGGCCAAACCCGTAACAGAGAAACAAGTAAAAGAAGTGTTAATTGTTCCTGATGATTTGAATCAGCCTGCTCTGTATATTGTGAATTTTTCACCAACTGGTTTTGTTATTGTTTCTGCAAGTCAAAAGGAAATGCCAATCTTAGGGTTTTCTGAAGAAACTAACTTTAGCATTGAGAATGCACCTCTAGGGTTACGCGAATGGATTGAGTTGCGGAAGGATAAAATTTCAATGCTTAAGGGAGATAATATTATTATTCCCGTGGAAGTGAAAAGCGAATGGATGAAGTACATTAAGCCGCAAGATCCTGATTATGATCCCGAACTTGACCCTGAAAACCAAGATTACATTACCTCTAGAACCATTGAGAAAGGTCCCCTAATGAAAACAACATGGGGTCAAGGTTCTGGTTATAATACATTTCTCACTCCAATAAATGGACTGTTGCCTCCGACGGGTTGTGTCGCAACCGCGACTGCCCAAGTGATGAAATACCATCAATTCCCAGTGACATATGCTTGGAATACTATGGCAAATAGTTATGGTACATCCGAAACGGCTAAGTTGATGAAGGATGTTGGTATCTCGGTAGGCATGTCTTATGCATTAGATGGTTCTGGTGCGCAAACATCGGATGCAAGAAATGCATTAGTTAGCCAATTTGGCTATTCATCATCTGCCACCTATCAGGTCTACAATGTAAATACTGTTGTAACGGAAATAAGTGCCAATCGTCCTGTCATTTTCGATGGATATGCCACGAAGGATGTTAATGGATGGTGGATTTTCGAGCAAACCAGTTATAGGGATGGTCATGCTTGGGTCTGTGAAGGGTATAGAATAATGGAGTGTTACAAGCAAATATCCGGTACCGTAACTCAGCAATTTGTTTACCTCTACATGAATTGGGGATGGAATGGTCAATATAATGGATATTTTGCCAGTAATAATTTTAACATTACATTCACTGACGGTTCTACCACCAACTTTAAGTATAAAAATCGTTGCATTACCAACATTCACCCTTAA
- a CDS encoding class I SAM-dependent methyltransferase, with protein sequence MKLLCPQTSWSDYEMVDSGGYEKLERFGNYTVRRPEPQALWEKGLSEEEWKKLANASFIRTQGKFNDDRGDWFPKPGMPEQWKIAYASGDLKFTMRLGLTSFKHVGVFPEQAANWDFIYEKTKAITGEKPKVLNLFAYTGGATLAACAAGAETVHVDSIKQVVSWARENMELSGLDGIRWMLDDALKFVEREVRRGSQYNGIILDPPAYGRGPNGERWVLEDNLAAILEGCSKLLKPTNSFLVLNLYSLGYSSIIAENLAKQYFGNPKQLEYGELFIPDSLGKKLPLGVFARFSR encoded by the coding sequence ATGAAATTACTTTGCCCCCAAACCAGCTGGAGCGACTACGAAATGGTAGACTCAGGTGGTTACGAAAAGTTGGAACGTTTTGGAAATTACACGGTTCGCCGCCCCGAGCCCCAGGCGCTTTGGGAAAAGGGTCTCTCGGAGGAGGAGTGGAAAAAGTTGGCAAATGCCAGCTTTATACGCACCCAAGGCAAGTTCAACGACGACCGTGGCGACTGGTTTCCTAAGCCCGGCATGCCCGAGCAGTGGAAGATTGCCTACGCCAGCGGTGACCTGAAGTTTACCATGCGATTGGGTCTTACCTCCTTTAAGCATGTTGGGGTATTCCCCGAGCAGGCAGCCAATTGGGATTTTATTTACGAAAAAACCAAGGCCATTACTGGAGAAAAACCGAAGGTGCTTAACCTCTTTGCTTACACAGGCGGGGCAACCCTTGCCGCCTGTGCAGCCGGCGCCGAAACAGTGCACGTAGACTCAATAAAGCAGGTGGTATCGTGGGCGCGAGAGAATATGGAGCTGAGCGGCCTCGATGGCATTCGCTGGATGCTCGACGACGCTCTTAAGTTTGTGGAACGTGAGGTAAGGCGCGGCAGCCAATATAACGGCATTATCCTTGATCCACCGGCCTACGGACGCGGTCCAAATGGCGAACGCTGGGTGCTTGAGGACAATCTCGCTGCAATTCTGGAAGGTTGCAGCAAGTTACTTAAACCAACCAACAGCTTTCTGGTGCTTAACCTATACTCGCTGGGCTACTCATCCATCATTGCCGAGAACTTAGCCAAGCAATACTTCGGTAACCCCAAGCAGCTGGAATACGGCGAACTCTTTATCCCCGACTCGCTCGGCAAGAAACTACCGCTGGGCGTGTTTGCACGCTTCAGCCGATAA
- a CDS encoding peptidase U32 family protein, with protein MAIIPLELLAPAKDYQTGVAAINCGADAVYIGGPKFGARAAVGNSIADIEKLATYAHRYSSKVYLVINTLLYENEVAQAVALAHQAWNSGIDALIIQDFGLLETALPPIPLFASTQTNNTTPEKGKFLENAGFSRVILARELNLKQIAEIRQATSVPLESFVHGALCVSYSGQCYLSQALTGRSANRGACAQPCRMAYNLIDDKGNRIEKNQHLLSLRDLNLTNHIEELAKAGISSFKIEGRLKDEGYVKNTVRHYRSVIDKIIENNESFAKASSGNPTTNFTPDLERSFSRGFTNYFLDSRKEMASRFTPKSVGKRIGLVTGIEASSFKINTTERLSNGDGICFFVNQQLLGTNINQVEGNRIFPNSMEGITKGIEVFRNFDKAFNDSLSREVSRKVNATITLGMESGLTITAIDEDGIAASITIGEETTPSTNPEKATQTWIDQLSKGGDSMFNISGVSIEPTPAPFLPVGRINALRRELLNALEEQRVKNYYRETKQHIPTQHPYPEKELMFSGNVVNSYARRFFERHGSKVLQDGYELIPSNAGDTVMTTKYCLRYELGDCLKDRAPKEIQLPAKLFLENNGKRLALEFDCPRCEMKIKLT; from the coding sequence ATGGCCATAATCCCACTCGAGCTGCTGGCTCCTGCTAAAGATTACCAAACCGGTGTGGCTGCCATTAATTGCGGTGCCGACGCGGTATACATCGGCGGACCAAAGTTCGGTGCTAGAGCTGCCGTAGGTAACTCTATTGCCGATATTGAAAAATTGGCCACCTATGCTCACCGATATTCCTCTAAGGTTTATCTTGTCATAAATACGCTACTCTACGAAAACGAGGTAGCGCAAGCCGTTGCCCTTGCCCATCAGGCGTGGAATTCGGGCATCGATGCGCTAATCATTCAGGACTTTGGCCTGTTGGAAACCGCTCTACCTCCCATCCCTCTTTTTGCCAGCACCCAAACAAATAACACCACCCCCGAAAAGGGTAAGTTCCTTGAGAACGCAGGTTTCTCAAGAGTAATTCTAGCGAGGGAACTCAACCTAAAACAAATTGCTGAGATTCGCCAAGCCACATCGGTTCCCCTCGAATCGTTTGTGCATGGAGCACTCTGCGTTTCCTACAGCGGACAATGCTACCTCTCGCAAGCGCTTACAGGCCGTAGCGCCAACCGTGGGGCATGCGCTCAGCCCTGCCGCATGGCATACAACCTTATCGACGATAAGGGTAATCGAATTGAAAAGAATCAACACCTACTTTCGCTGCGGGACCTCAACCTAACCAACCATATCGAAGAGCTTGCCAAAGCAGGCATATCATCCTTTAAAATTGAAGGAAGACTTAAGGACGAAGGTTATGTAAAAAATACCGTAAGGCACTATCGGTCGGTTATTGATAAGATCATTGAAAACAACGAATCCTTCGCTAAGGCCTCCTCCGGAAATCCAACAACCAACTTTACCCCCGATCTCGAACGCTCCTTTAGCCGTGGGTTTACTAACTATTTTCTCGACAGCCGTAAGGAGATGGCCTCGCGTTTTACCCCAAAATCGGTTGGAAAGAGAATTGGATTGGTCACTGGCATAGAGGCTTCCTCCTTTAAGATAAATACCACCGAAAGGTTAAGCAACGGCGATGGCATTTGCTTCTTCGTAAACCAACAACTGCTGGGCACCAACATCAACCAAGTAGAAGGGAATCGTATTTTCCCCAATTCGATGGAGGGGATAACCAAAGGAATTGAAGTCTTTCGAAACTTCGATAAGGCGTTCAACGATTCGCTTTCGCGAGAGGTGTCCCGAAAAGTTAATGCCACCATTACACTGGGAATGGAAAGCGGACTAACCATCACTGCTATCGACGAAGATGGTATTGCAGCGTCAATAACAATCGGTGAAGAGACAACACCCTCCACCAACCCCGAAAAGGCCACGCAGACTTGGATCGATCAGCTCTCCAAAGGTGGTGACTCAATGTTCAACATAAGTGGTGTGTCTATTGAACCTACACCGGCACCATTCCTCCCCGTAGGTAGAATAAACGCACTAAGACGAGAGTTGCTAAATGCGTTAGAAGAACAACGCGTGAAAAATTATTACCGAGAAACAAAGCAGCACATCCCAACACAGCATCCATACCCCGAAAAAGAGCTGATGTTCTCGGGTAACGTGGTAAACAGCTATGCCAGGCGATTTTTCGAGCGGCATGGAAGTAAGGTGCTACAGGACGGGTATGAACTTATCCCTTCCAATGCAGGCGACACCGTAATGACAACGAAATATTGCCTTCGCTACGAGCTGGGCGATTGCCTGAAAGATAGAGCACCAAAAGAAATACAGTTGCCAGCAAAGTTATTCCTTGAGAACAACGGAAAACGCTTAGCGCTAGAGTTTGACTGCCCCCGATGTGAAATGAAGATAAAATTAACATAA
- a CDS encoding HAD family hydrolase, with product MNPIINYRIIFSDIDGTILNEQKDISEQTIAVAHQLFEQKNIPTVLISARMPAAIKHLSEKLCPSAPLIAYNGALIIQHTNGENIILHSKTFPSEVARYAIEQSLTEGFHVGLYYQDRWIVNGNDSWTQHEIYSTKIHPEIIDGNTMLSLIDSEVPNLQKLMVMAPSVTIDKFAKLITEKFSDVATVYRSADTYLEVTPSGCDKRQGVETLLANLAIEPFQAIAFGDNYNDLEMIKFVGMGVAVENARETVKAAANMMTGQGTKDGVAKALKHIFEL from the coding sequence ATGAATCCAATTATTAACTACCGTATAATTTTCTCCGATATCGACGGTACCATTCTAAACGAACAGAAGGATATCTCCGAACAGACCATTGCGGTAGCACATCAACTCTTCGAGCAAAAGAATATTCCCACTGTGCTCATATCGGCAAGGATGCCTGCAGCCATTAAGCATTTAAGCGAGAAACTTTGCCCATCGGCACCCTTAATTGCCTACAACGGGGCTCTAATTATTCAACATACTAACGGCGAGAACATAATTCTTCACTCCAAAACATTCCCATCAGAGGTAGCCAGATACGCCATTGAACAAAGCCTAACGGAGGGTTTTCATGTGGGGCTATACTACCAAGACCGATGGATAGTAAACGGCAACGACAGCTGGACTCAACACGAGATTTACAGCACCAAAATTCATCCCGAAATTATTGATGGAAACACAATGCTTTCGCTAATAGACTCTGAAGTTCCAAACCTTCAAAAGTTGATGGTGATGGCCCCTTCGGTGACAATCGATAAATTCGCTAAACTTATTACCGAAAAGTTTAGCGATGTTGCCACTGTATACCGGAGTGCCGACACCTACCTTGAGGTTACCCCTTCGGGATGTGACAAACGGCAAGGGGTAGAAACCCTTTTGGCCAACCTCGCTATTGAGCCGTTCCAGGCCATAGCTTTTGGCGACAACTACAACGACCTAGAGATGATTAAATTTGTGGGCATGGGAGTAGCTGTAGAAAATGCTCGTGAAACGGTGAAGGCCGCAGCCAACATGATGACCGGCCAAGGAACCAAAGACGGAGTGGCCAAGGCATTAAAGCATATTTTCGAACTGTAA
- a CDS encoding tetratricopeptide repeat protein, with protein MKKKLFRSLTLAAAAILLSVSVATAQTAKEAVEAFNLGVNANQEKNYPVALTQFLKAIEISDQVGAEAENIKVQAEGVVPSVQFNIGMGLYNQKKMEESITAMEKAKDFAIKYKDEKTQKKVEKVIPQFYNFLGNASLRDGQNEKAIENYGKAVALDPNYAKSYLGIGLANVKLGNLEKALESFDKTIEVGTATNKMDEVKDAQVSARDNSLVKAVAEQKNENHADACKYFALALKYDDKNTDAYLGYAISANKLLKFDEAIESINKALPLVETSSESIKAGYYFHLAAAYVGKSDNASACAAYKKASFGTYKEASEYQIKEVLKCQ; from the coding sequence ATGAAGAAGAAATTATTTCGATCGTTAACTCTAGCCGCAGCGGCAATTCTATTAAGTGTAAGTGTGGCCACAGCCCAAACAGCCAAGGAAGCAGTTGAGGCATTCAACTTAGGTGTTAACGCTAATCAAGAAAAAAACTACCCGGTAGCACTTACCCAGTTTCTCAAAGCCATTGAAATTAGCGACCAAGTGGGTGCCGAAGCCGAAAATATTAAGGTTCAAGCCGAAGGAGTAGTTCCTAGCGTTCAATTCAACATTGGCATGGGTCTCTACAACCAAAAGAAAATGGAGGAGTCAATTACAGCAATGGAAAAAGCTAAAGATTTCGCCATTAAATACAAGGATGAGAAAACTCAGAAAAAGGTTGAAAAGGTAATCCCTCAGTTCTACAACTTCCTTGGAAATGCCTCGCTACGCGATGGTCAAAATGAAAAAGCCATTGAAAACTACGGTAAGGCTGTTGCACTGGATCCAAACTATGCTAAGAGCTACCTTGGAATCGGATTAGCAAACGTGAAGTTAGGCAACCTCGAAAAGGCTCTTGAGTCTTTCGATAAAACAATTGAGGTTGGAACTGCTACAAATAAAATGGATGAGGTTAAGGATGCGCAGGTTTCTGCTCGCGACAATTCTCTAGTAAAGGCAGTTGCCGAACAAAAGAATGAAAACCATGCAGACGCTTGCAAGTATTTCGCCCTTGCTCTCAAATACGATGACAAGAACACTGACGCATACCTTGGTTATGCCATTTCGGCCAACAAACTTTTGAAGTTTGACGAGGCAATTGAGTCCATCAACAAGGCGTTACCATTAGTAGAAACAAGCAGCGAAAGCATCAAGGCTGGTTACTACTTCCATTTGGCTGCAGCCTATGTTGGTAAATCAGACAATGCTAGCGCGTGTGCTGCATACAAAAAAGCCTCTTTTGGCACCTATAAAGAAGCCTCCGAGTATCAAATCAAGGAAGTGCTTAAATGCCAATAA
- a CDS encoding nucleoside deaminase — translation MTIAEEISRDEQFMAEAFKEAEKALARDEVPIGAVVVIRGQVVARAHNLTEALSDPTAHAEMQVITAATSSLGGKYLGDATLYVTVEPCPMCAAALYWAQLGRLVYAAGDPKRGYTLVTPNLLHPKTEVSYGILAPRASKMMKAFFHKKR, via the coding sequence ATGACTATAGCAGAAGAGATCAGTAGAGACGAACAATTTATGGCTGAGGCATTCAAAGAAGCCGAAAAAGCCTTGGCTCGCGACGAAGTCCCGATAGGGGCAGTAGTGGTAATTAGAGGACAGGTTGTTGCCCGTGCTCACAATCTAACAGAGGCACTTAGCGATCCTACGGCCCACGCCGAGATGCAAGTAATTACAGCGGCAACTTCATCACTAGGAGGGAAATACCTTGGGGATGCAACCCTCTATGTAACCGTTGAGCCTTGCCCCATGTGCGCAGCGGCCCTGTACTGGGCACAACTCGGCCGTTTGGTTTATGCTGCCGGTGATCCCAAGCGGGGTTACACGCTGGTTACCCCCAACCTGCTCCACCCAAAAACAGAAGTTTCTTATGGAATTTTAGCCCCTAGAGCATCCAAGATGATGAAGGCTTTCTTTCACAAAAAACGTTAA